CTCCCTGGAACTACCCCATGAACTTGACACTCATGCCCCTGGTGGGTGCCCTGGCTGCAGGTGAGAAGCACCCTGTGGCCCTGACCTCCCAGCCCACCAGCCCTTCCCAAAGAGGCCCGTGGAATTCTGCTAAGTGGTGCCCCAGCCCCACATCTCTGCTATATCCGAGGCCGGTTCCCCGGGGGACCATGGGGGGCCCCGCTCCCCTCTGCTCACCCCCATCTGCCCCTGCAGGGAACTGTGTGGTGCTGAAGCCATCAGAGGTCAGCAAAAGCTCAGAGAAGGTCCTGGCCGAGGTGCTGCCCCGATACCTGGACCAGGTGAGGGGGGGGCCCTTCCCGTCTGCGCCAGTGCCCCCCACGACCTGCCTTGGGCAACTACCCCCATCCCCAAACCCCCCAGGCCTCTGGGCTGTCCCGCCTGAGCCGCGTCCCGCCTTGCAGAGTTGCTTCGCCATGGTGCTGGGTGGCCCTGAAGAGACAGGGCGGCTGCTGGAGAACAAGTTTGACTACATCCTGTTCACAGGTGAGGGGTGTGGGTGCGGGCGCCAGCCGTGGGTGTTGCAGCTTGAAAGCGCGTCCTCACCTGTAGGGCAAAGGGGCAGCCAGGAGACACGGGAAATTCtgagaagagaaaaagtttattcaaCGAAGGCGGAAGGGCGGTCCTCAAATCTCTCTCCCAAACAGGAGAAACTTACAGTGTTTTCTAGCGTTCAGACAAAGGCAGGTAGGCTCAGGATAATGTGAAAGGGCTTAGAGACACCGAGGTCACAGGTAGTCTAATTGCCAAGGATGGATAGAGTGATTCCGTACTTAGGCTACTGTGCATGGCAGGTGAGCTGATCTGGAGTAGAACAGGGTTGGTGCAACAGGAGAACTTAAGAATGTGGGGTGTGATTAATTCTGGTATTAATAAGGTGCTTCGTGTAAGGGCACCCAACCTCAGGGGGCTTCGTGCAATGGCACCCGACCTCAAGGGGCTTCATTCAATGGCACCCAACCTCAGGGGACTTCATGCAATGGCACCCAACCTCAGGGGACTTCATGCAATGGCACCCAACCTCAGGGGACTTCATGCAATGGCACCCAACCTCAGGGGGCTTCGTGCAACAGCACTTGACCTCAGGGGGCTTCGTGCAACAGCACCCAACCTCAGGGAACTTCATGCAATGGCACCCAACCTCAGAGGATTTCGTGCAATGGCACCCAACTTCAAGGGGCTTTGTGCAACGGTACCCAACCTCAGGGTTGCAAACCAAGATAAAGAGACACAGACGGGGCTTGTCACGAGTTGCCTTGCTTTTGCCCAGCCACAGAGTGCAGTTTCCAAACCTAGCACAAGCAAAACAGGGCATCTGGTTACAGTTCAGCAAGTCTGATTTTTGCAATTATATTTGGGCAAGATTTGCTCCTGGGTAAACCTTcatggtttggttttgttttgtttttttaaaaggaacaaaaacatttttaattgtgaaatataacacgtgtacaaagcaaagaaagaaaaggcaatgattttcaaagcacacttcaacaagtagttacagaacagatcccagagctttTCATGGctgccattccaccatctcagatttttcctccccactgctccaaaacactggaagttaGAAgggtcatactcgtttgttaaatcccattttctcggTTAgacctcctccttcctctttggTCCTCCTCCCAATCTATatggatctttgggcaatgcccgtcCTGACTttttatgttgagaaggggtgtcaacgttaaaggatagggggatgaaattagttgataatcctgaagaggctggtctctctgggtttcaggacttatctggcctaagaaccctctggaaattatagctttcaggaaagcaaactcaCTCTTTATAGAGCCCTAGtctgagccctaggtgttcttaagactcaacaggagtgatgctggttggggtttagctaattggcactatctaactgaagcttgtataagagcagcctccagaatagcttcttgactctatttgatctcttgGCCACGGATGCCTTCTTTTATCAcgcttcttttccctcttttggtcaggaaggtgttgtcaatcccagggtgccagggccagactcacccccgggagtcatgccTACGTTGTCAGgcagattttcacccctggatgtcacgtcccacatagaggggagggtcaTGGTTTtccttgggcttagagaggccacatctgagcaacaaagaggcttcctggaagcaactcctaGTCTCATAATAGGTAGCCTTAGCTTCtgtactacagaaataagtttcataagggcaagcctcaaaatcaagggcttggcctattttggGGAGGAGTCACCAATGGTTGAAAGGGTACCTGGAGTTTCCCAGTGGGGAAAGTTTAATGGtaccattttcttctcctttggagCCTCAAGGCACtctgtcaatactttttaattatcagcccaccatagtctgagatatatgcaggtattactttaagctatacagaattacaaggcctcattcctgttctggattccaggagtttgggttgtttaaatggacTATCCatacaggttgatttagattgtgcgTCACAGGAAATTTAAATTCCAGACATAATAAAACTGCCTGTCTTTGGaatcatatagtaggtgaaggtctagagtacatacccTTTCAGCTTTTATCCTGCATTCTGATTTAGCTTAAACCCTCCCAGAGTGGCTTCGTTTTTAACTGTAATTGacgcctgatctcttttttgttttctctttaactgttattatatatactATGCTAACTCTCGGGGCTGCAGCCATCCTTTCTGGGTTTTAGGGGTCACAGTTACTCAAAAttctagggaaataccagctgatacacatatcgCCCAGtgactcagaatctagaaatatatttacaacttcagactaagtgtgacaGCTCTAAGGGTTTACAATCCAGCCTCCAATTttcatataagtattttcttaaagAGACCTTGGTATATTCGTCCTTTTATATcgggcttattttgcacaacccGTTGttctcaaggtttattcagttcgttGTGTCTCTCAACGTCCTTCCTTTTagtagccacaccatattccatcgtAAAAATGtgtcacagttcaccattctgtttttcagtcattgtacccttcttTCCCAGCCTCATAATAGCGAAATCAGGCAGGacatgtctggcttattccactcagcattatgtccttaagtttcatccacattgtcatatgcttcaggacctcattttacCAAactgctgcctaatattccatcatatgtgtgcaccacattttattgatccattcatctgttgatgagaacttgagttgtttccatctctctgaGATTGTGAACaatcctgctatgaacattggtgtgcaaatgtctgttagtgtcactgctttcacctcttctgggtatattgccgggtcacagggcaactcggAATTTAGtcttctgaggaattgccaaacagtcttccacagtggctgtactattaTGCAGTCtcgccaacagtgaataagtgttacgatttctccacatcctctccaacatttgtagtttcctgtttgtttaatagtggtcattcttacaggtgtgaggtggtatctcactgtagtctttattgccatttcccttatagctaatgaaaatgtgcttttttagccatttgtatttgctgtttGGAAAAGTTCCTATTCATAtactctgcccattttataactgggttgtttgttttttggtttttgagcTGTATAGTTTCTCTAAGCACATagaatatcaaacttttatctgatatgtggtttccaaatatttaatcccattaagttggctgcttCACCTTTTTGTCACAGTTGAAGGtcttgatcttttttaaaaatatgttttattgataaatcttcacacatacattccgtacatggtggataatcaatggctcacaatatcatcacccagttgtgtattcatcatcatgataattttttagtacatttgcatcactccagaaaaagaaataaaaaggggaaaaaaccctCGTACGTAGCATTCTccttactcctctctctcattgaccactagtatttccatctacccaatttattttgccctttggctcccttattacttatttattctttatcctttttttttttttgcatgggcaggcaccaggaatcaaacccggtgtccagcatggcaggtgagaactctgcctgctgagtcaccgtggcccgccctaactATATTccttaactcatctgtccatattgtagataaaaggagcaacagacacgaggttttcacagtcacacggtcacactgtaaaagttatagctttatacaattgtcttcaagaaacaaggctcctggaacacagctcaacagtttcaggtacttccctccagcctctccactacaccataTACTAGAAAGgcgtatctatataatgcgtaggaataacctccaggataacctcttgcctgtgaaatctctcagccactgaaattttattttgtgtcatttctctcttcccccttttgatcaagaaggctttctcaatcccttgatgccaggtcccagtgaatccctagagtcctgtcccatattgccaagggatttacacccctgggagtcatgtcccacacagagggaatggtagtgagttcacctgctgagttggcttagacggagaggccacatctgaaagcTCTTGACCGtaaggtgttcccatttatctatttttgtcttttactgcttgtgctttaagtgtaaagtttaagaagctacttcctattactagatcttaaagatgtttccctacattttattctagaagttttgtgGTACTAGCTCTTACACTTAGGTATTTAgtccattttgaatgaatttttgtatacggtgtaaggtaggggtcctctttcattcttttggctattgccatccaattctcccatgcccatttattgaaaagactattctgtcccagttcagtagatttggggccttatcaaagatcaattgttaaTAAATGTTGTGGtatatctctgcactctcaatttgattcatttggttaatatatctatctttgtgccagtaccatgctgttttgaccactgtgggtaTATTTAAGGTTTAAACTCAGAAAATGTTAGTTcttccacttcactcttcttttttaggatatctttagctgttTGGGCTCTCcttcccttctaaataaatttgataactagcttttccaagtcttcaaagtaggttgctatGATTtactcttgtaaacagcataaagATGGAAcatgtttttcaatccattctgccagtttatatcttttaattggtaattttagttcgttaacattcagagttattactgtaaaggcagttttaaatctaccatcttattctttagtGTTtgtgtcagatctatgtattcttttccttctctcatttttagcttttaaatGACCCTTACtgctactcttcaattctgtgccctcctccagacctccctctcctctttttttttttcagctgacaggactccctttggtatttctttatagggcaggtctcttattgactagttctctcagtctttgtccttgaaaattttaatctctccctcacttttttttgcatggacaggcactggggtctctggtatggcaggcaagagctcttcctgctgagccaccatggcccgccttctccctcacttttgaaggacaatttggctgtaaAGCCTTCTTGGCTGGAAGACTTTctcattaaatatatcataccactgccttctagcctccatagtgcctgttgaatagtctgaGTCAGTCTTATGggttttcctttgtatgtagtagattgtttttcttgtgcTACTTTCAGGACTTCCTGCTTCTCGTCGACAGTTGACTGTCTGATTAGTTTGTGTCCTGGAGttagcctatttggatttattctatttggcatATGTTGGGCTTCTTtagtttgtatatttatgtctttaataaggGTTGTGAAATTTCCCCTGATTTTGTgttcaactaaccttcccagacctttatttttctcttttccctctggtTACACCagtgattattttatttgtgtgccttttgttgtccatcatttccctaagatccagtcacattttttccatcatttttgtcatttgttcttttgtatgctctagttcaattgttctgacTTGTAGCtcaattattcctttttctgttctttgactctgctatcatgtgtctctagtatatttcgaGTTTggtctactatatctttcatttctgaaatgaaatcTACCACTtctctatttaatctttcaaattcttctctatgcttttctagtgtcttcctgatagcttttatttctttataaatgtcctTGAGTAGTTCTATAGGCTGTGTTGCCTCTGGtattttgattttgttgtttggctgggccatttcatCCCATTCTTTGTGATGTTTCTGTTCTGtctggggcatttgattatcttgatgtggTTATTTTGCAAGTCAGTTTCCTTCACACATCTAAAGTGTGGTGACTAGGTGGGGATTCCAGAGatcagagagaaaagggaaatggaaactTTTGCAACCTAGTCAGGGAGGGAGATACTTCAGAAAATGgtcagtggggtggggggtggggacatATGAAAAACGGGTGACAGGTGTGGGCAGAATGTCCCTGCTGGTAGCCAGGCAAAGACCCAGGAATCctggaacagcagatgccaggggaaagaaaggaaacaagtcAGGTGAGACAATGATCCAGCCAGGGCCAGTGGAAAATGGGGTCTCCTCTCGTGCCCCCCGCAGGGAGCCCCCGCGTAGGCAAGATCGTCATGGCTGCCGCGGCCAAGCACCTGACGCCTGTCACGCTGGAGCTGGGGGGCAAGAACCCCTGCTACGTGGACGACGACTGCGACCCCCAGACCGTGGCCAACCGCGTAGTCTGTTTCCGCTACTTCAACTCCGGCCAGACCTGCGTGGCCCCCGACTACGTGCTGTGTAGCCCTGAGATGCAGGAGCGGCTGCTGCCCGCCCTGCAGGGGGCCATCGCCCGCTTCTTTGGCAATGATCCCCGCGGGTCCCCGGACCTGGGCCGCATCATCAACGAGAAGCAGTTCCAGCGGCTGCAGGGCCTGCTGGGCTGCGGCCGGGTGGCCATCGGTGGCCAGAACGATGAGAGGGAGCGCTACATTGGTGAGTCCCGCTGGCGGCCTGGGTGGGCAGGGGTCCACTAGGTGCTTCGGCTCATCCACAGTCTGGGCCCCCAGCTCTGCGTGCCCTAAGTGCGGGCCGGGGGTTCTACGGCCCCATTGAGCTGAGCGTCCGGGCTTCCAACCCTCGTCTGCTGAGCCCCAAGGCGGGGACCCTCAGCCTCCAGGGACCCATGATGCCCCCGGCTCTGGCCTGGTGGAGGGGGCCACCCTGAGCGTCTGCTCTTCTGTGGCATGGAGCAGACCCCTCATCTCCACAGGGCCCCGTGGCTTGCCTCAATGCAGCTGGCTCTCACGTCCTGGGACGTGGTCACTGGGACGCCACGTTCGTGATGCCCTTGTGCCCCGAGTGTGAGACCCCGCAGGCCCAGGCCTGGCTGGGAAGCCCCTCCTGGCACTGCTGGGGCTGCGGGGAGACGGTCTCCCCAGACCATCCCTGCGGCCTGGAGCCCTGGCTCCCTGGACCCTCCCCGGCCCCCCACCTGGGGGGTGTCTCGTGGCCGTGACCCCGGAGCTGAGCCGTGCATGGTCCCGGCAGCCCCCACGGTGCTGGTGGACGTGCAGGAGACGGAGCCAGTGATGCAGGAGGAGATCTTCGGGCCCATCCTGCCCATCGTTAACGTGAGGGGCCCGGACGAGGCCATCGACTTCATCAACCGGCGAGAGAAGCCCCTGGCCCTCTACGTCTTCTCTAACAGCAGCCAGGTGGGGCCCGGGGCGGGGGGTTGTGAAGAAGGGACGACAGGCGGGCAGGGAGGAGTGCAGGACAACGTCCCCCACTGGAGCCCACTCCGCACGACAATCCCGGCCCCCGGTACAGCTGCGCTTTGCATGAGGCACAGGGTGGAGGGGGCCTGAGAAGGGCTGCAAACCTAGCAGGCACCTGGCTGCCCAGCAGCAAACGGCCAGAGGAGAGGCCGCCTCTTTCTGAGTCATACAGGGGCCCTGCATGGCCAGCGGAGGCCTGCTGGGGTCTGTGCTGTGCCTGGGGCTTGCCCACGTCCTTGCCACATCTCACGGTTCCGGTCCGGCCTCGATGCCGCCGTGGCTTCCTCCATCTTGGGTCTTAATAAGTGCCTGTGCTGGGGAGACCATTGCCGGTAGAGGGTGCAGGTGGGTGGGGAGCGGGAGACCTGGGGGCCCCTCTGCCTCCCTGATGGCCTGGTTGGAGGCCCAAGCCGTCTTGGCCGCTGACCGACCCCCCACCCGAGCCCGTCTCTACCCCAGGTGGTGAACCAGATGCTGGAGCGGACAAGCAGTGGCAGCTTTGTGGGCAACGAGGGCTTCACCTACTTCACCCTGCCATCCCTGCCACTGGGAGGGATTGGTGAGTCCCTGCCCGTCCTCGGCCCCGgccggcccccacccccacccctggcccgGGAAGCCCCAGTTTGGCCTTCACTCACTGGTCAGCTTTGATCTAGGACCCAGGCCTCTCGAGGCCTCAGGTTCCTCTCTGTCAAATGGCTCTTGGAATGTTCCGGCTCTTTCCGGGGCTCCCTGCCAGGCGGGAGGGATGCAGATGATGCTGGGACGTGGGGCAGGGGCCATCGCCCAGCCCCAGGCGCTCACCAGCTGTGCCCACGCAGGCCACAGCGGGATGGGGCGGTACCACGGCAAGTTCTCCTTCGACACCTTCTCCCACCACCGCGCCTGCCTGCTCTCACACCCGGGCCTGGAGAAACTCAATGAAATCCGCTACCCACCCTACACGGATTGGAATAAGAAGCTGATTACCTGGGCCTTGAGCTCCCAGAGCTGCACCCTTCTGTGAGCACCCTTCTCCCCTGTGACCCCTCCACCCAGCTGCCGCCCAGGTCCTCAGTGGTCCCTGACAGATGGGGGTCCCACCGGGGACTGTAAAGACCCCATACCTCTGGCTTCGTCTGAGTTGACCCTCCCCAGCTGGGCAGGGCCTCTGGGTGGCTGGTCAGACCCTTCCAGGGCCGAAGTCCCCTCTGCTGTCTACCGACAGACTCATTGACTCGGCTTGGATAGGTCTGGGGACGGGGAGCTCACCCCATACAAGGTCGGGCAGCTCCTGTGGTTAGAAAGGACTGCTGTGTGTCATGTCAATAAATAGGCTGCCCAAAGGCAGAGACCTTTCCGCCCAAGAGCTCCTTTCACACCTGGTTTGTTCAACCCTATGAAGCAAGTGTGGGGACTGGGCCGTGTCTGACCTAAAGGTATCTGATTTTAAATCCAGATCCGGCCAATTGGTGGCATTGACAAAGCTTCTGATGCTGTGGGTGGAATCAGTAGGAAGGAGAATAACGGTCGATTAGTGATGGGTGCTGTGGGCATGGGGGGCGGGGCCCAGGCTGGGAAGGAAGTCAGGGCTACCAGGATCTCAGTTTGGCCACTTTGGTTGACATGATCCTGAGTTCTAGAGACAGACAGGGCTGAACTGAGTTTATGCAGCAAAGCGGGGGCAGAGTTGAGCGATGGATTCACTGAGAAGAGCGTGCGTCAGGAGACACAGCAAGTCTCATGCACTGTGACCAGCCTCATGCGCTTCCCCATATCCTTACCCAGGGAGCCCATTCCAGTCCCCACACTCGCTCCATAGGGTTCCTCCCTGCTCAGAGCCCTGAAAAAACTGGGCTGGTGGCCTGAGGTAGAGGGGAGGGGTGAAAGGTATGGTCATCCTGCTCCCTTGGGAATTATTGGGTATGGGTGGCTCCAAAAGGATATAGGATGGACCCAAAGGAGGTGCTTGTTGATGAGTGTTGAAAATAGTAGATAAGAAAGTGAGAGGATGAATGAgtaaatggatgggtggatgggtggatggatggacagatggatgggtgggtggtgggtggtttgatggatggacggatggacggatggatgggtgggtggataaaTGGGTTAGTGTGTGGTTGAGGGAGAAGCTGTGTAATTATTCGGCCTGGGTCTAAGGCATCCTTTCCCTACCCACTAGGAAGTTGTTTCCTCAATATAACTATTGGActgaaaaaagagagacagagggtTTGAGAAAGAATCAGAAGGTCTCTAGGGCACGATCTGGATAGTGGACCCAATGAGCAAGGGACAGAAGATAAACTCACCAAAAACTCCAAGTAATTATTTCCCCCTTCCTCTTCCACCCCCTCCTGAGACCCATCTCCCAATTCCAGGGGGCTGTTGGGTCCCTCGTCTGGCTGGCGcagctccccacccctgccctgtggAAGCTCTATCcacctggagaggctggtgggcGTCACTCCCAGGGCCACCACCCCACGGCCTCGAGGTGTCCTGCTGCCAGGGGGACCAGGGGCTGCTTCAGTCTGCAAAGCTTCACTGAGGAAGGGCTGACTGTGCCCGGGCTGCGCTGTCAGCACAGAAGGcgcatggctggcatctctggGTCCTTTGGTCCTGGGtggcattgctttcagcttctgatcccagtgGCATTCTACGTGGGCTCTCCAAgcctctccaagtgtctgtgtctggGCATCTGCCTTCTGTGGCGCCCttttaaaggctccagtaaactaattaagactccgtggtgtcacagctccatggaaatactCTGAGCAAAAATTCCCACCCAATGATGGGTCTGcccccacatgattggattagaagcacatggcttttctggggtctgtaacagtttcaaaccagcacattccaccctctgacccCCGAAAGACATGtaatttccatatacaaaatacacttattccatcacaatatcacaaaagcctcaCACTCTAttagtaacaataaaaatacaaaacaaaatcctaaacagtacaaaatctcgtcaaagtcagttacaggcatggtctgtcctaaagtaaaattctcccctggctgtggacctgtgaaactcagaacaagttatctgctgccaatatacaaaggagggacagtcataagataaatgtttccatttccatagggaaaaactgaaaggaataTATTAAACAAGTTtcaattctaagactgtgaacatgtccaaattaaggcaccaaaaagatgataccttcactcaagaaaggctgatcacgtccggggcacctctgtcagctgggaaagcacatggctggcatctcctggtccttggCTCCGGTgttgtgttgctttcagcttctgagtcTACTGGCTTTCCATGTCCGCTCTCCAagcctctccaaatgtctgtgtctaggtgtctgctctctgtgtcgcctcttttaaggacttcagtaaacttaTTGAGacccacctccatggaaataccctaatcaagaggttccacctgggtgggccatggtggctcagcaggcagcgttcctgcctgccatgctggagacctgggttcaattcccggtgcctgcccatgttaaaaaaaaaaaaaagaaaaacaggtccGACCTAACAATGGGCCTGCTCTCATacgattggattaaaagaacacgacttttctggggtacataatttcagACCTGCACAGGAGCCATCAGGATGCGATGCAGAAAAAGGGGGTCccctaaattaatttaatttcctGCCACCACAGCAGGTAGAGCTCAGAGGTTTTAAATGTGCTTTGGAGGTTTCCAAAACGAGATGGTCCGGTGTCATGCACTAAGAGGTGTGCCCTGCGTGGGACTGTGAGTCCGTATACAAGCCAGGGAGATATGTGGAAGTGGAAAAATGGTCTGGGCCACCAGTGTGTCCTCAGTTCCTGGTCAGAGCTGGCCCGTGATCCTCAACTGCCTGCGGAGGAATGAGTAAAGTgtgacagtgtgtgtgtgtgagtgtgcgtgtgaggtggggggaaggaagggggagaggggggaagaagagagtgagagaggaaaATGAGGGGCAAAGAGGGATGAAAGAGGGattaaggaaagagagaagagaaggggaaggaggaaaggagagggaaggaggacagagttggggagagaagggggggagaggagagagggggggagagagggggagaggagagagcgggaggggagaggggcgggaggggagagggacgagaggcagagagacagacagagagagagggaaagtgtggaccagagagaggcagagaggagcGGCCACGGGGTCTGGCCACATGCAGTCTGTCAGGAGGCTGGTCAGGTAGGGCGTAGGGCGGAAGCCCAGGTGAGGGTGTGAGCAGAGACCACGAGGGAAATCAGGGCTGGGTACTCGGGCCGGGGCTGCCCAGCCACACGACGCTCTGGGACCACCCCCTGCAATTCCGCAGCTGGGCTCAGGCCCTGGCCCTCCCCACCAACCCCCTGGGCATCGCTGGGGCAGGGCTGCTCTGTGCGTGGGTTCACAAAGCGCGTGCCTGCCCGTTTGCCCTCTGCCACTCACATCTCACTGCCATCAGGGTGGAGGCGTGGGGCGGGGGTGTCAGAGCCAGGGACCCTCCCCCTACGTCCTCGGGCTCAGAGGGGTGACTCGGCAGGTCCGCCTCCAGAGTGCGGCCCCTGCCGCGACACGGACACATGTGGGTACCTACAAATAAGGGCAAGCGTGAGCACACAGCTCCTGGCACACGCACACACTCATGAATGCTGCACATAGCTGAGTCCGGTCTGGGGCCTCGGCTCCCAGCACCCCCCAACCATGCACTAAACACCCCCCAAGACAGGGCAGCGGCACCCCCACCCAAGGAAGTGAAACCCGTCTagcacccacccccaaccccatcctCCCCAGACTGGGGCACCCAGCACCCCCTGGCAGGAAGCACCCTGGCCCCCAGCAGCCCCAAAATAGCCAGGTCTGCTGAGCAGGCCCTTCCTTGCTTCCCGAGAGGCCTGGCACCGAGTCAACCTGG
This region of Tamandua tetradactyla isolate mTamTet1 chromosome 9, mTamTet1.pri, whole genome shotgun sequence genomic DNA includes:
- the LOC143645833 gene encoding aldehyde dehydrogenase family 3 member B2-like, which codes for MSRDEGKGGVEAPESESTLGMEPVADTLRRLREAFSAGRTQAAGFRASQLEGLSSFLQDNRQLLQDALAQDLHKSAFMSDISELILIQNEVDLALQNLRSWMKDEPVATSLLTKLSSAFIRKEPFGLVLIISPWNYPMNLTLMPLVGALAAGNCVVLKPSEVSKSSEKVLAEVLPRYLDQSCFAMVLGGPEETGRLLENKFDYILFTGSPRVGKIVMAAAAKHLTPVTLELGGKNPCYVDDDCDPQTVANRVVCFRYFNSGQTCVAPDYVLCSPEMQERLLPALQGAIARFFGNDPRGSPDLGRIINEKQFQRLQGLLGCGRVAIGGQNDERERYIAPTVLVDVQETEPVMQEEIFGPILPIVNVRGPDEAIDFINRREKPLALYVFSNSSQVVNQMLERTSSGSFVGNEGFTYFTLPSLPLGGIGHSGMGRYHGKFSFDTFSHHRACLLSHPGLEKLNEIRYPPYTDWNKKLITWALSSQSCTLL